In Ilumatobacter fluminis, the following proteins share a genomic window:
- a CDS encoding NAD(P)/FAD-dependent oxidoreductase: protein MNERHRVVVIGAGFGGLRVVRGLADADVDIVVVDAHNFHTFQPLLYQVATAGLDTDDIAYPIRGIFRRQRNAAVRVAAVTGIDLDRRTVTTTRGEPLEFDTLVVAAGTVSHDFGIDGVTDHTLPLKSVADAVAIRDHVLTTFEHATFDDQVGNELDVVVCGGGPTGVEMAGGLTELYDRVLRKDYPTLPVTKARITLVEAVDRVLGTFDESLSNRAEATLRERGVDVITGTPIASVDEGAVALEDGRRLEAGTIVWAAGVRAAPVAEMLGTELGRGGRIIVGDDLSVPEHPNVFAIGDIAVDPDRPLPQVAQPAIQGGKHVARQIERRLAGEQTETFEYTDKGSMATIGRNQAVAELPGGMKLSGPIGWLAWLALHLLYLIGFRNRLNVFVNWAWNYLTYDRASRLLAPSDD from the coding sequence ATGAACGAACGCCACCGCGTCGTCGTGATCGGCGCAGGCTTCGGCGGGCTCCGCGTCGTGCGCGGTCTGGCCGACGCCGATGTGGACATCGTCGTCGTCGACGCCCACAACTTCCACACGTTCCAGCCGCTGCTCTACCAAGTCGCGACCGCCGGTCTCGACACCGACGACATCGCCTACCCGATCCGTGGAATCTTCCGACGTCAACGCAACGCAGCAGTGCGCGTGGCCGCCGTCACCGGCATCGATCTCGATCGTCGGACCGTCACCACCACCCGCGGTGAACCGTTGGAGTTCGACACCCTCGTCGTGGCAGCAGGCACCGTCAGCCACGACTTCGGGATCGACGGGGTCACCGACCACACCCTGCCGCTGAAGTCGGTCGCCGACGCCGTGGCCATCCGGGATCACGTCCTGACCACCTTCGAGCACGCCACCTTCGACGACCAGGTCGGGAACGAACTCGACGTCGTCGTGTGCGGTGGTGGTCCGACGGGGGTCGAGATGGCCGGCGGGCTGACCGAGCTGTACGACCGCGTCCTCCGGAAGGACTATCCGACGCTTCCGGTGACGAAGGCGCGAATCACCCTGGTCGAGGCCGTCGATCGCGTGCTCGGCACGTTCGACGAGTCACTGAGCAACCGAGCCGAAGCGACCTTGCGAGAACGTGGGGTCGACGTGATCACCGGCACCCCGATCGCCTCGGTCGACGAGGGCGCCGTCGCGCTCGAGGACGGCAGGCGGCTCGAGGCGGGCACGATCGTGTGGGCCGCCGGCGTCCGAGCGGCACCGGTCGCCGAGATGCTCGGCACCGAACTCGGACGAGGTGGCCGAATCATCGTCGGCGACGACCTGTCGGTCCCCGAGCACCCGAATGTGTTCGCGATCGGCGACATCGCCGTCGATCCCGACCGGCCGCTCCCCCAGGTGGCCCAGCCCGCCATCCAGGGCGGCAAGCACGTCGCACGACAGATCGAACGTCGACTGGCGGGCGAGCAGACCGAGACGTTCGAGTACACCGACAAGGGCTCCATGGCAACCATCGGCCGCAACCAGGCGGTCGCCGAGTTGCCCGGCGGGATGAAGCTGAGCGGGCCGATCGGCTGGTTGGCCTGGCTCGCGTTGCACCTGCTGTATCTCATCGGATTCCGGAACCGACTGAACGTGTTCGTCAACTGGGCCTGGAACTACCTCACCTACGACCGGGCCAGCCGGCTGCTCGCTCCGAGCGACGATTGA
- a CDS encoding sensor histidine kinase has protein sequence MTAEIALRLAAGADERLDADVAQLLAQVGERYAHLGPRRLGVLRFPVAGAFQVVSMWVSDDAPQLRRPASGGSFQRRSERPYWYGQMLEASGPMFGRTVDLPDEARIEREIFEREGVATYAHAPIRSGGQTLGALIWAFTTDHPADDPAITALVDDAAALASAFSVPLLRMDSIDDPGAELALRLVRTDDRALRRTLHSILGELAVAVHADRASVLVAHPEDGTASLAVGWIDESKPLPPTMLAPDSARVSSNHWQWSLGQMLAGKAVRLDDIADAPPEAAADVATWGVDGVRSVLAFPLTTDGTFRGALILNRIEPGSWSDRQVHRCEMIATSVAAVVDRLTTAERERTEARRERDLLASTMELIGELSHELKTPLHTIAGFAELIDDSRLTESDRDALHTVRDAAARLGTMVDDLLTAAKPQDDASTEVLPVLQQVLKQFDSIAIAHAVDIDCSSLDPSTSVPFDAPRTRQLLRCLVSGALLGAGHGGTIAVHADDDGRTLVVDIDSAEVVPPAALGFPVAHAILGDVGSIEIDRLDDDPAAYGAVVRTRFRDSATAISGS, from the coding sequence ATGACGGCCGAGATCGCCTTGCGCCTGGCTGCCGGTGCCGACGAACGCCTCGATGCCGACGTCGCCCAGCTTCTGGCCCAGGTCGGTGAGCGATATGCCCATCTCGGCCCGCGCCGACTCGGCGTGCTCCGCTTCCCCGTCGCCGGCGCCTTTCAGGTCGTCTCGATGTGGGTCAGCGACGACGCTCCACAGCTCCGCCGACCGGCCTCGGGCGGCTCCTTCCAACGACGCTCGGAACGCCCGTACTGGTACGGGCAGATGCTCGAGGCATCCGGACCGATGTTCGGTCGGACGGTCGACTTGCCCGACGAGGCCCGAATCGAACGCGAGATCTTCGAGCGTGAGGGCGTGGCGACGTATGCGCACGCTCCGATCCGGAGCGGCGGCCAGACCCTGGGAGCCCTCATCTGGGCATTCACCACCGACCACCCCGCCGACGACCCGGCGATCACGGCCCTCGTCGACGACGCCGCCGCGCTCGCGTCGGCGTTCAGCGTTCCGCTGCTCCGGATGGACTCCATCGACGACCCCGGAGCCGAACTCGCACTCCGACTCGTGCGGACCGACGACCGCGCGCTCCGTCGCACGCTGCACAGCATCCTGGGCGAACTCGCCGTCGCCGTGCACGCCGATCGGGCGAGCGTGCTGGTCGCGCACCCCGAGGACGGGACCGCCTCGCTCGCCGTCGGCTGGATCGACGAGAGCAAGCCGCTCCCGCCGACCATGCTCGCTCCTGACAGCGCACGGGTCAGTTCCAACCATTGGCAGTGGTCGCTCGGCCAGATGCTGGCCGGCAAGGCGGTTCGTCTCGACGACATCGCCGACGCCCCGCCGGAAGCTGCCGCCGACGTCGCGACCTGGGGGGTCGATGGCGTGCGGTCGGTCCTGGCCTTCCCGTTGACGACCGATGGAACGTTCCGGGGCGCACTCATCCTCAATCGCATCGAGCCGGGCTCGTGGAGCGACCGACAGGTGCACCGATGCGAGATGATCGCAACGAGCGTCGCCGCCGTCGTCGATCGTCTGACGACGGCCGAACGGGAGCGGACCGAGGCTCGACGCGAGCGCGATCTGCTGGCCTCGACGATGGAGCTCATCGGTGAGCTCAGCCACGAGCTGAAGACGCCGCTGCACACGATCGCCGGCTTCGCCGAGCTCATCGACGATTCGCGACTCACCGAATCCGACCGCGACGCCCTCCACACCGTCCGAGACGCAGCTGCCCGACTCGGGACCATGGTCGACGACCTCTTGACGGCAGCGAAGCCCCAGGACGACGCGTCGACCGAGGTGTTGCCCGTGCTCCAGCAGGTCCTCAAACAGTTCGACTCGATCGCGATCGCTCACGCCGTCGACATCGATTGCAGCTCACTCGATCCGTCGACCAGCGTCCCGTTCGATGCGCCGCGCACCCGGCAGCTCCTCCGCTGCCTCGTCTCGGGAGCATTGCTCGGAGCCGGTCACGGCGGCACGATCGCCGTGCATGCCGACGACGACGGACGCACGCTCGTCGTCGACATCGACAGTGCCGAGGTCGTCCCGCCGGCGGCACTCGGCTTCCCGGTCGCCCACGCCATCCTCGGGGATGTCGGCTCGATCGAGATCGACCGACTCGACGACGACCCTGCGGCGTACGGCGCCGTCGTGCGCACGCGGTTCCGCGACTCCGCCACGGCGATCTCGGGCTCCTGA
- a CDS encoding response regulator transcription factor, translating into MQELDVLVVEDSVEFTQVVVSVLRQSNHRVRTATTIAEAEQSMASVPPDLVILDLTLPDGDGLDLCRSIRETSNAYIIMLTGRDDEVDKVVGFRLGADDYVTKPFSPRELGARIEAMARRPREPKVDVPERDLDGLVIRPLAREVEIGGAPVELTRIEFDLLDQLTANPRQVLTRAQLLEAVWGENWYGDDHVVDVHIANLRKKLAGVTDRKIVRTVRGVGYGIVV; encoded by the coding sequence ATGCAGGAGTTGGACGTTCTCGTCGTCGAGGATTCGGTCGAGTTCACCCAGGTCGTCGTGTCGGTGCTGCGACAGAGCAACCATCGGGTCCGGACGGCGACCACGATCGCGGAGGCCGAGCAGAGCATGGCGTCGGTTCCGCCCGATCTCGTCATCCTCGATCTGACCCTGCCCGACGGCGACGGACTCGATCTCTGCCGCTCGATCCGCGAGACGTCGAACGCCTACATCATCATGCTCACCGGCCGCGACGACGAGGTCGACAAGGTCGTGGGCTTCCGACTCGGCGCCGACGACTACGTCACCAAGCCGTTCTCGCCGCGCGAGCTCGGCGCCCGGATCGAGGCAATGGCCCGCCGGCCGCGCGAGCCGAAGGTCGACGTGCCCGAACGCGACCTCGACGGCCTGGTGATCCGGCCGCTGGCACGCGAAGTCGAGATCGGCGGGGCACCGGTCGAGCTGACGCGTATCGAGTTCGACCTGCTCGACCAGCTCACTGCGAACCCTCGCCAGGTGCTCACGCGAGCACAGTTACTCGAAGCGGTGTGGGGTGAGAATTGGTACGGCGACGACCACGTGGTCGACGTGCACATCGCCAACCTCCGCAAGAAGCTGGCCGGTGTGACCGATCGCAAGATCGTCCGCACCGTGCGCGGCGTCGGCTACGGCATCGTCGTCTGA
- a CDS encoding sensor histidine kinase, which produces MPPAHELAAELAIRLAGASREEVQHAVEEALQLLAREAGAPRAYITLYHDDGTFENSHEWTEGDVVPQRPVIQRLRSSDFEYSYQMAMRNEVLAATDLDQLPVAASAEKASFSSFGVRAVLQVPMIVNDECIGLIGFNYWSPSDPWSDDLVLTVRLIAQVIGVVLVRNRAESSMRRAYEEADRANRAKDEMLAHLSHELRTPLHAILGYTELMELDERSDHDREALFQIQFQGRNLLTMVDDLLSLANGDFVPDEAVELGLVVGETVCNLTPVSEQRLVELTLGDRNDEVTVHAEIARVRQVMYCVLSGVITAATPGDRIGVELAPDGVVHVRVRADDATARSVAVMPMARALIAGHGSIEASHRDDDDLDIAIRFDDHTLPARGDDAIVVSGASKA; this is translated from the coding sequence ATGCCGCCCGCCCACGAACTCGCCGCCGAGCTGGCGATCCGGCTCGCCGGCGCGTCTCGCGAGGAAGTGCAGCATGCCGTCGAAGAAGCGCTCCAGCTGCTCGCCCGTGAGGCCGGGGCGCCACGCGCCTACATCACGCTCTACCACGACGACGGCACGTTCGAGAACAGCCACGAGTGGACCGAAGGTGACGTCGTGCCGCAGCGACCGGTCATCCAGCGGCTGCGATCTTCCGACTTCGAGTACAGCTACCAGATGGCGATGCGGAACGAGGTGCTCGCCGCGACCGACCTCGATCAGTTGCCCGTGGCGGCCTCGGCCGAGAAAGCGTCGTTCTCGTCGTTCGGCGTGCGCGCCGTGCTCCAGGTGCCGATGATCGTCAATGACGAGTGCATCGGCCTCATCGGTTTCAACTACTGGTCACCGAGCGATCCGTGGAGCGACGACCTCGTCCTCACCGTCCGGCTGATCGCTCAGGTGATCGGCGTGGTGTTGGTCCGCAATCGCGCCGAGTCGAGCATGCGGCGGGCCTACGAGGAGGCCGATCGGGCGAACCGAGCGAAGGACGAGATGCTGGCGCACCTGAGCCACGAGCTGCGTACCCCGCTGCACGCCATCCTCGGGTACACCGAACTGATGGAGCTCGACGAGCGCTCCGATCACGATCGCGAAGCGCTGTTCCAGATCCAGTTCCAGGGCCGCAACCTGTTGACGATGGTCGATGACCTGCTGTCACTGGCCAACGGCGACTTCGTCCCCGACGAAGCGGTCGAGCTCGGGCTCGTCGTCGGCGAGACCGTGTGCAACCTCACCCCGGTGAGCGAACAGCGGCTGGTCGAGCTCACGCTCGGCGATCGCAACGACGAGGTCACGGTGCACGCCGAGATCGCCCGTGTGCGCCAGGTGATGTACTGCGTCCTGTCGGGTGTGATCACGGCAGCGACGCCTGGTGACCGCATCGGGGTCGAGCTCGCTCCCGACGGTGTCGTGCACGTCCGGGTCCGTGCCGACGACGCCACGGCCCGATCGGTGGCGGTCATGCCCATGGCCCGAGCGCTGATCGCGGGCCACGGCTCGATCGAAGCGTCGCATCGCGACGATGACGATCTCGACATCGCCATCCGTTTCGACGATCACACGCTCCCGGCCCGTGGCGACGACGCCATCGTCGTCAGCGGCGCGTCGAAGGCCTGA
- a CDS encoding FxLYD domain-containing protein, with protein MAGRRARVDLRLGIALVITVLFHGGLLIVGSFRSTYDAYVHLFFGDHYARSWFSSWEPRWYTGFTTVSYPPGSHQLLALWSKVLDDGTAFIPVMLGAILLTVIGIFRYAKLWVSERAAGYAAILAAVSSSISETAHVFGQLPTLLSLGMLLNATPFVYRWVRWGGGGALAAAVVCSAGTTAAHHVTTLFGSVFIVGPVLALALVEVFRTPLDDEPSGRPSALSRATWWPVVARRLRRVLPALVRTSVYGFLVLISLVSVVLPYWLWSASDPITQIPIPHASRDNFLVNTNAGLVFWAVPWGVMLFALPYALLRGAVSKAWPLAASLALLTLLGTGGTTPIPRMMLGGAFEILTLDRFTFWATILVLPFAGRLVESLVHGRLGDVLRRNVGRRVTVGLLTAGALAVLAMALFASSLTSYRPFQPEPIDMDPIVTFIEKDQHDRWRYLTLGFGDQMAWLSAQTTAETVDGNYHSARRLPELTTTPVERLEGAKYSGVPGLGSLQQFLATPEKYHLKYVFSNDQFYDPLLWASGWQRLEPLENGIAVWQHDDVEPLAAGRLRLELPMWQRLLWGVLPMTAMVSAWCFLIANFLGVDIGRRRYPLPGFVTRSYAAIDRWLLAASQRIGDGDQREDWNRLARLRAAAAGRVARPVGARRRVVQATVVVVTALVLAGAVAYVLVDPVEDTPAETVYSYYDALDLRQTDGAYALLDPASRPTFTQYLTERSVVNGLVASYARLQSMTSTQVDRDDDTVVVESELVYVTSLSEHVVTSVDVLHLTDDGWRLEYQPPDPTIPPDQFVRRAGVDYLSQGRRQVGDQPTAYQDVLDRPEISILSASLVRVDEQLSVVGEVRNDDVDPGYVTVTAELLDAAGEELTDYAAATGAVHTALPGEIVPFRIDFEGVAGLVEVDGELVAEQVEFEAGATTALALDVERIAEVIVSAKAVVTDTDLGRQLTAHDLTIVDDVLAGQLRNDGVAEATVPHVFVTLRDDDGIVRWVADHYVSEAVRPQRSGPFEMPLPTPDDIETIEVPITTYANSLRVGRVFDDRALFRSGTDWPSLDVMVIDFTRSAS; from the coding sequence ATGGCCGGGAGACGCGCGCGAGTCGATCTGCGCCTCGGCATCGCGCTCGTGATCACCGTGCTGTTCCACGGCGGGTTGTTGATCGTGGGTTCGTTCCGGTCGACGTACGACGCATACGTCCATCTGTTCTTCGGCGACCACTACGCCCGGTCGTGGTTCTCGAGTTGGGAACCACGCTGGTACACGGGCTTCACCACGGTCAGTTATCCGCCCGGCAGCCACCAGCTCCTGGCGCTCTGGTCGAAGGTGCTCGACGACGGCACGGCGTTCATCCCGGTGATGCTCGGTGCGATCCTGCTCACGGTCATCGGGATCTTCCGCTACGCGAAACTGTGGGTCAGCGAACGGGCGGCCGGCTATGCCGCGATCCTGGCGGCCGTGTCGTCGTCGATCTCCGAGACGGCGCACGTGTTCGGCCAGCTGCCGACCCTGCTGTCACTCGGCATGCTCCTGAACGCCACCCCCTTCGTGTACCGGTGGGTGCGGTGGGGCGGCGGCGGTGCTCTCGCAGCGGCGGTCGTCTGCTCCGCGGGTACCACGGCGGCGCATCACGTCACGACCCTGTTCGGGTCGGTGTTCATCGTGGGCCCGGTGCTCGCGCTCGCCCTCGTCGAGGTGTTCCGGACCCCGCTCGACGACGAACCGTCCGGCCGACCGTCCGCGCTGTCGCGGGCGACGTGGTGGCCCGTCGTCGCACGCCGCCTGCGCCGTGTGCTGCCCGCACTGGTACGGACCTCGGTGTACGGCTTCCTCGTGCTCATCAGCCTGGTCTCGGTCGTGCTGCCGTACTGGCTGTGGAGCGCCTCCGACCCGATCACGCAGATCCCGATTCCGCACGCCAGCCGGGACAACTTCCTCGTCAACACCAACGCCGGACTCGTGTTCTGGGCGGTGCCGTGGGGCGTGATGCTGTTCGCCCTGCCGTACGCCTTGCTGCGCGGCGCCGTGTCGAAGGCCTGGCCGCTCGCCGCCTCATTGGCGCTGCTCACCCTGCTCGGTACCGGCGGGACGACCCCCATCCCGCGGATGATGCTCGGCGGCGCCTTCGAGATCTTGACCCTCGACCGATTCACGTTCTGGGCGACGATCCTCGTCCTGCCGTTCGCCGGCCGCCTCGTCGAGAGCCTGGTGCACGGGCGACTGGGCGACGTCCTCCGTCGCAACGTCGGGCGACGGGTCACCGTCGGGCTCCTGACCGCGGGGGCCCTCGCCGTGCTCGCCATGGCGTTGTTCGCGTCGAGCCTCACGTCGTATCGGCCGTTTCAGCCCGAACCGATCGACATGGACCCGATCGTCACGTTCATCGAGAAGGACCAGCACGATCGGTGGCGCTACCTGACCTTGGGGTTCGGCGACCAGATGGCGTGGCTGTCGGCGCAGACGACGGCCGAAACGGTCGACGGCAACTACCACTCGGCTCGTCGCCTGCCCGAGCTCACGACGACGCCGGTCGAACGGCTCGAAGGTGCCAAGTACAGCGGCGTGCCCGGACTCGGGTCGCTCCAGCAGTTCCTCGCGACGCCGGAGAAGTACCACCTGAAGTACGTCTTTTCGAACGACCAGTTCTACGACCCCCTGCTCTGGGCGAGCGGTTGGCAGCGCCTCGAGCCGCTCGAGAACGGGATCGCCGTGTGGCAACACGACGACGTCGAACCGCTGGCGGCCGGGCGGCTCCGCCTCGAACTGCCGATGTGGCAGCGTCTGCTGTGGGGCGTGTTGCCGATGACGGCGATGGTGTCGGCCTGGTGCTTCCTGATCGCGAATTTCCTCGGCGTCGACATCGGCCGTCGGCGCTACCCCCTCCCTGGCTTCGTCACGCGTTCGTACGCTGCGATCGACCGATGGCTGCTCGCCGCGTCGCAGCGGATCGGCGACGGTGACCAACGAGAGGACTGGAACCGGCTCGCGCGGCTGCGCGCGGCGGCCGCGGGTCGGGTCGCCCGTCCGGTCGGTGCCCGGCGTCGGGTCGTGCAGGCGACTGTCGTCGTCGTGACCGCGCTGGTGCTCGCGGGAGCCGTTGCATACGTGCTGGTCGACCCGGTCGAGGACACACCGGCGGAGACGGTCTACTCGTACTACGACGCGCTCGATCTCCGTCAGACCGACGGTGCCTACGCGCTCCTCGACCCGGCGTCGCGTCCGACCTTCACGCAGTACCTGACCGAACGATCCGTGGTGAACGGCCTCGTTGCGTCGTATGCCCGACTCCAGTCGATGACGTCGACGCAGGTCGATCGCGACGACGACACGGTCGTGGTCGAATCTGAACTCGTGTACGTGACGTCGCTGTCGGAACACGTCGTCACGTCGGTCGACGTCCTCCACCTGACCGACGACGGATGGCGGTTGGAGTACCAGCCGCCCGATCCGACGATCCCGCCCGACCAGTTCGTCCGACGTGCCGGCGTCGACTACCTCTCGCAGGGTCGCCGTCAGGTCGGTGATCAGCCGACCGCGTACCAGGACGTGCTCGACCGGCCGGAGATCAGCATCTTGTCGGCGTCGCTGGTTCGGGTCGACGAGCAGCTCAGCGTCGTCGGCGAGGTCCGCAACGACGACGTCGACCCGGGCTACGTCACGGTGACGGCCGAGTTGCTCGACGCCGCTGGTGAGGAACTGACCGACTACGCAGCGGCGACCGGTGCGGTCCATACCGCACTCCCCGGTGAGATCGTGCCGTTCCGGATCGACTTCGAAGGGGTCGCCGGGCTCGTCGAGGTCGACGGTGAACTCGTCGCCGAACAGGTCGAGTTCGAGGCCGGGGCCACGACGGCGTTGGCGCTCGACGTCGAGCGGATCGCCGAGGTGATCGTCTCCGCGAAGGCGGTCGTCACCGACACCGACCTCGGCCGCCAACTGACGGCTCACGACCTGACGATCGTCGACGACGTGCTGGCGGGCCAGCTGCGCAATGATGGCGTCGCCGAGGCGACGGTGCCCCACGTGTTCGTCACGCTGCGCGACGACGACGGGATCGTGCGGTGGGTGGCCGATCACTATGTGTCCGAGGCGGTGCGGCCGCAGCGCTCGGGCCCGTTCGAGATGCCGTTGCCGACCCCGGACGACATCGAGACGATCGAGGTGCCGATCACCACCTACGCGAACAGTCTGCGGGTCGGGCGTGTCTTCGACGACCGTGCCCTGTTCCGGAGCGGCACCGACTGGCCGTCGCTCGACGTCATGGTCATCGACTTCACGAGGTCGGCATCGTGA